The Triticum aestivum cultivar Chinese Spring chromosome 4B, IWGSC CS RefSeq v2.1, whole genome shotgun sequence sequence GTAGAGTTTGAATTGGTTTAGGGGAATATGAACTATTTGTCATTCACACATGTCAGTGTAAAGTAAAAAAAATTTGGAGCCAAAGGGAATTCTAGCTTCTAAATGAAAACACAGTTGATGAATTGTTTGCCTCAAGCCTAATTCTCTTGCGACCTGTGACACTTAGGGCCAATGTGAACCCAAATCAACAAGTGCCACAAGACCAATATTGAACCAAAAAAAAGTAAATATTATCTCTCCCCTGTCTCTCTCTCCTATATATACCTTTTTAAAACTAACTTCAGGTTCTATTGCGTGTTCGTCCTCGGTCAACTTTATGTATGCCCCTCGTCCTTTTCTTcattctgttttttttcttccatCTCCATTCTTTCAAACAGTTTTTTCATAAAAACTGCATTAGCTATTCGATCTCTTGTTGACTTGCAAATATTTTGGACTTTGATAACCAACGAATATCAATTTTTTAAGCATGACAAAATGAATCTTTTTATGGCAAGTTATGTTATCGCAAGGATGACAATTTCTTTTAGCAAGCATGACAAATCTGTCATGTTTAGTTTTTTTTATCAAGATCTGTCGTATTTTCTAAAGGAAATCGCCAGTGATTATTGTGAACACCGACCAGCGATTATCGTGAACATCATTTTCGAACAGTAACACCGACCAGTGATTATTGTGAACATCATTTTCGAACAATGTCTTGGTGGATTTCTTCCTTGGATCCTTGATCCGACATATCAAGCAGAAATGTGCATGATAAACGCGCCCCTCCAATAGATTGTTCACATCAATTCTTATGTAGTTACATGGAAAAGGCAAAGGCTCGATCACATATGCGGCAAGTTCCACTGTTAACACTGAACAATGCGGATCAACCCCACCAATACATCTTCAGTGGCCACCCCATCCGGTTGGTTGGTCAGAACTCAACATTGACGACTGCTCTGTCTTTGAAACCGAAGTAACTGAGGCTAGAATGGTCCTCCTGCTCACCTGGGCCAATTGATCTTCAGTTCAGGTCGAAACCTGCTCTCATGTTCTTCGGCACTTGAAGCGGGAACTACTGCTTGTATGAAGGAATTGCTTTAATACTTGAATCAGATTGCTTGGAGCTTGTTAACATGCTTAAGGCTAAAGTTAGAGACCGTTCAAAGTTAGCCTCTTTAGTTCATGAGATAAAAAGTTTGTTGTCCAGAGAAAAGTTTGTATCACTTATATTAGTCACTGCCAAAACACTATTAGTGGTTATATGGCAAATTATGCACACATCGAACAACAAACAACTGTCTGGCTCTTCTCTGGACCAGGTGATGTTGTTGATCTATATCGCGCTGATTATAATCTTGATGTTTGACGAGTAATACAAATTCCTTATattgcaaaaataataataattgtgaATACCATTCTGAAAAGTGCCTGAGGTGGGTATCTTCCTTGGATCCTTGATCCGACGGCTACGTCACCCCTGACTTGGCCACCGCAAGTCATTGAACCCGTGCCTTCCCTGCCCACGACCAGCCGTCAGCGTGAAATCCAAGCAGTCCCGAGAATCGCATCGGGATAGATAGATCCATAGAAGAAGGGCAGGGGCAGAGGCGCGGAGCAGAGGAAATCAAGAAGGCGGGGAAGATCGTCGGAGCGGCGATGGAGGGGTGGGACAAGGGCACGAAGAGCGTGGTGGGCGAGATCCCGCTGCTGTCGACGCGGGCGGGCCCCCGGGACGGCGATGCGTGGCGGCAGCGGCTCAAGGAGGAGTACCGCGCTCTCATCGCCTACACCTCCGTCAACAAGGCCAAGGACAACGACTGGTTCCGCATCGCCGCCGCCAACCCGGAGGGCACCCGCTGGGAGGGCACCTGCTGGTACGTCCACAACCTCCGCCGCTACGAGTTCCCCCTCCAGTTCGACATCCCCGTCGCCTACCCCCAGGTCGCCCCCGAGATCGAGCTCCCCACCCTCGACGGCAAGACCCACAAGGTCCGCAATCACGCTCTCTCTTTCCCGTGCCGTCTACGTCGCCGTGTGTTGTGTGGGTTCTTGGTTGTGGATCGTGATTGTTGGACATGGATGCAGATGTACCGCGGGGGGAAGATCTGCCTCACCGTGCACTTCAAGCCGCTGTGGGCCAAGAACTGCCCGCGGTTCGGGCTCGCCCACGCTCTCTGCCTCGGACTCGCGCCGTGGCTCGCCGCGGAGGTGCCCATCCTGGTCGACTCGGGCATGGTGAAGCACAAGGACGATGAGGCTGCTCCTGCAGATGCCGCTGCTGCGTCTGGCTCTGCCGCTGCCTCTTAGCTGCAAGACAGTTACAGTATGCCTTTTTTGTTGTCGCTGACAGTGACAGTTACAGTATGATGGTTGTCAAGGGGATTGGAGGATTGAAAATCCACTCGGTTGTGGACTAATAAGAGCCAGCAATACCTATACTCTAGTTGTCATGTGCTACTTGCTGTTCCATATTTTGCTGATGAACTGGTTGTTGATTTGAACTGTAGTTAGTTTGTCTGACTTATTTGGTGTGCATCGAAGTAGTAGATTTGCATCCAACATTGATCTTCAAACAAATTTGAACAAATTAATTGCCTCCGCCCTGCTGGATAGCTTAGGTGGATGCTGTTAATTTAGGATGGAACCTGATACTTGTGTTGCGTTAACAGAAGTCTGTTTTCTGTCTCGACAAAGAATAATAAAACTTCAGCAAGATCAGGTGCACAATGTTTTTTGCCTTACCTATACTATCCAGGAAATATTAAAATGACTTGGATGTATGACTGTAGCACTGCTACCAGCCTACCATTGTGTTTTTAACACACACTGATATTGAATATGTTCGCTAGAAACCTAAAACTGGTTGAATTGTTGCCTTTTATATTGACTTGATTTTTTCATGATTGGAACAGCGGGATTTGACTTACGGGTTGTTGTGTTATAACTTCATAATTTCTTGGTGCTATACTTTATTTTGAGAGAACAGAGGATTTCATTGATTCATAGGAGAGTTTGCAGAGTCAGCAACTACAAAAGGACCAATCTCTGTCCGGACATGCCCCAACCTGAAATTGTTAATACTCTCTAACTTGGCAAGCTCATGAGTTGCCTGGTTAAACTCTACCAATTTTAGAAACTTTGAACCTATACAGAGTAGACTTAAGGATGTTGATCTCTCCATATGTATGCCACGGATGGAAACATTTTGGTCTTTCTTTCTGATTGCTTCCACTTCAGCCGAACTATCAGATACCAATATTGCTTCCACTTCAGCCGAACAAGGCATACTGCTCGAGCACTCAGTTTAGGAAACTCCTTACTGGCAGAGTGAAGCCTGAGTATCATTAGATCTGGAAGATATCTACTCAAGAAATTAACAGTCAGAGATCTTACACTCCCCTTTATCGTGAAGCACATCACATAGGAGGTGCCAGGTTCTCGAGAGAATCATGATGATCAGGCCTCTACTATCCTTGCTTACATTCGACAAAAGGATTAGCAGCCAGTCAGGACCAGTGTATTTAAAACAAGCTTCATCAGGACTGCTCCAGGTTTTCCCATCTCCATTCTCAAGGCTCTAGCTTAGTACACTCGACCGTAGCATGAAAACTAGTTTCAGCTTCACAGCCACACACACTGCATATGTTGTCAATCTCCAACTTTCTTTTGAATTTATTGTTCTTTGTAGCAAGGTTATGGCAAGCTACTCTCCAGCCGAATATTTTTACCTTATTTGGCACTAGAGCATTCCAAATAAGCTTCCAAAGAAATCTGGTCTCCTCTTATCTTGAACTGGTGCCAGGACTTGTTTGTTGGTTGTAATGCTGATagtatgctactccctccgttccaaaataagtgttttGGTTTTGGTTCACAGAGGgagtataagatgttctaacttttatCTAAATCAGATGTATAcagacatgttttagtgtgtttgttcacccaCTTCaacatgttttagtgtgtttgttcacccaTTTCAGTCTGTATATAATCCATATTGAAacatccaaaacatcttatatttgtgaacggagggagtagtttataagtGCTCCTCACCGAGAGAACATCATTCTTCTCATAGCGCCAAGCTAAGAAATCCTTCTTAGAAGCAATAGGCGGTTTAAGTTGGAGGATTATAGTGGCATCAAGAGAATGGAAGCCCCTATGAATGGTTTGCACATTCCAATTGTTCTCACCTCTATTTGCTAACTGACTGGCCCGTCTGTGCCTATCATTTGTAGAAGCAGATGTGAGCCTTGCCGCACCATCTTCTTTAGCGTTTCGCTGTATTTGTTTTGCACTTGTTTCTCTATTTTTGGGCTCTACTCTTTTATTGCTTTGTGGGCTTTTGTTCTCTACTTATGTCGGGTACCGGTACTGATGTCGGGTATGGATGTGTGTTTGGGTGTGTTGTGCTGCCATTCCGTGTAGCACGGTTGTTCGCTTTGCTGCTGTGTGTTACCGGAATATAAGTCAAGGACAAATAACCTTGCACAACCAAATGCGCGTCCTGACTAATGTAAAGTCTACAGCTGTAatgtattactccctctgttctttTTTACAAGACGTTTTGGACAACTGACATTGAATTGTTTTGTGCTTTGTCTGAATTGTCGTCTAAACGTCTTATAAAAGGGAACATAAGGAGTACAAGCCTATTGAAATCTTTTGTTAATATTGTGCCCTTGAGTGGCAATCCAGTGTATCATCCCAAAAACATTTCAGAATCATGTCAtctaaaatatgcaaataaaattcagtACAGAACCATTAAGACCCATTCCACTGGTTAAAAGTAAGTAGCAAAAAATTGAGCGCCTGGCTGAGAAGTAATTTTGCTCGCAAAAGGCATGTCTTCGGTAAAGATAAATCTTATAACAACTGCACTGCACAATAGCAAGAAGACCCATTTTTCATTTTACTCACAGTTGTCGCAGAAAGAAGATTAACAGAAATTTTCACTTCCTCCATTTCTTGCATTAGCCACCAAGGCATCTCGGATTCGGATCACCAAAACACTCGTAAATGTTCTGACCAGAGGTATGGATACTTCTAGTTCTAGACCTCCAACACAAGAGTAAATAGCATAAAGCTACTACTTTACAGGTTAGGGTTTCAAAAAACTATTAAATTTATTTTTTTCGCTGATAACTACCAAGTCaggggtcggctgtttcaaaaaacacaAAACGCTCGGTGCTTTACAATTAATCATCATTATACAGTTGGGGCCCGCATGTAAGAAAACGGATAGAGTGGACTGTTAAGTTGCACGTTATGACaaatgggacccatgtgtcagcctCATAAAAATCCCCAATACAAAAAAAATCCATATTCCTGTCTTCTTCCTTCAAACAGATCGGGAGGCAGAGAGGATCCACCCTCCCGATGCAGTCGCCCGTCGCCAGCCTGCGCCGCGCCGCCGCGTGTGGGAGTCGCCGGATCTGCTCTCGCCCTTCGCCCTGCGCCTCCCCGCCTCCCCGCCGTTCCTCCCCTCGCCGGGATaccagcgccgcccgccgcccgccgcctgccTCGACCCGACGGAATCGAGCGGCATCAACTGCTGCGCCCCCTGCATCGAAGCTTGCCGGAAGCAGGTTGCTGACCGCTGGCTTGTCCCCTCCATCCTCCCTCGTTCTAGAACGGGAGGAGCCGGCTAGGTGGAGGGTGGAGACGCTCCGGCGTCGGGCGGAGTCCTCCTTGTGAGCTGCAGGAGGGGCTGCGGAGGGAGCTCAGCCTCCACCTCCTGGTGCCCCAAGCTCCAGCGTGCTCTCCTGGGTGCGTGGACGAGGGTGCCGGCAGCAGGCGGCTCAATGTCGATGCGGCGATGCGAAGCGGTTGCCGACAACGTGCGACGACGCGGAGCAGATGGGAGTTCCAGTGGCGGCGCGGCAGTTCGTGCGGCGGCCCATCCCACGGTCGGACCTGGCTTGGCGTGCGGCAGTGGTGGAGGTGCGGTGGCGGAGAaggagagaagaaaaaaagaagaggaagaagagagaacttacatgtgggtcccacatgtaagttaacggtcaaacaaaacAGTCAAACAAACAGAATGTTTAggagtgggtccgacctgtcagaaATCGGCTTAAATCGCTAACAACTAGCGTTTtgtgttttttgaaacagccgaccgccGACTTGGTAGTTTATCAGCAAAAAAAAGTAAATTTGATAGTTTTTTGAAACCCtaacctgtaaagtagtagttttatgctatttactcccaACCAAGTCATCGAATGTTCGTGAAATGGTTGGGACATCCGAAATTCCATAAACCATCCTCTAACTGGGAAAGATTGGGGCGCCAGTGTCACTTATACCACGTTCTTCACCCCACGCCTTCCACTTACGAATGGAAATTTGATGATGTCCAGTTGGTGACGCCCTAATATCACATCTAGCTTGCTGCCGCCTGCATACATCAACATCACCTCAAGAAAAATACTTTACAAACCCGTTTTCTCTTTCCAAGATGGAGTATATTTTAAATCCATCTCCTCAGCAACATCACAACAGTTATCCAAGAACTGGTGTAAGATTGGTCTTGCTCGTTGGCCTAATTCAGTAGTCCACTATGCACGGTTGAACCCAGATTTGTCCTCGAAATTTTACTTGTTCTAGATATTCTTCCGTACATAAGATTGGGCGACCGACGAGTATCACCCAATAATAGACGTTCGCAAAAACAATGCATTTCAAAAGCAGTGTAAGCATATCTGACCCAGAAAATACACAAAGTTTCTCCACAAGGAATTTACCTACCAGTGCACTTTTGGAACCACAAAGGCTGGATGTGTGCCACCATACCGATGAAAATGGGCAGGAGATAGCACACATACTGAACATCAGTAATGTCGGTTTCCTCtgaaggggggaggagaggaggaaccAGCAGAGGCAATTGCAGGCGACTCCTCCCTGAACGGCTGCGTAGCCGGATCAGTCACACTTGGCAGTCTCTGTACGCTCCCCTTCCCTTTCCTTGCGTTGGGGCCGATTTCTTCAATCATGTACTTCCACCCGTCGATAGGCCGTCTTCGACTAAATATGTGAGTTTTGATGAAGCTAGCAATCTGCAACCACAGTTTCAGTGTCATTTTGGAATTTGGAGACTTTAACAAAGAAATTATTGTGTCAATTATGACCTGCTGTTTGCTGAAAGCAATGCGCCTCTcaaattcttggagaaggatgtCCTCCTCACGCTGTGAGATCTCCCATATGTTACCGTCCTGACCCCTCGAGGTAGTTTCCCAACCATCCGGCTTGGTTTTAATCTCACCAGTGCTTGGAATCTTCGAATCGCCAAAATCAGCGTTGCCGGAATCAAAGATCCTGCATTTCATTTCACGAGTAGAGCACTGTAAGGAAACCATGTCTTCTGGAACACTAAGTGTATTAACAAAACCAAGATGTATGAGTAAAGTAAAACACATATGATATGCCTGCCAATTATGCGGTATTCATATCAGAGGAAAATTATTTTAATTACGAAACGCTTCTGCAAGTGCTTGGATTGCAGCCTACAAGTTACTATTGGCCATAAAAGCCTAATGGTCAGAGTTGGCTGGTTATGAAGCAATACAAGCAAAGCACAGAAGGCATTGGATAAATAAGATGTCAAGTGTGTCATTTTAGTCTTAGATGAAGCCTACTTCTGTCAACCAAGTGATGagcaggaaaagaaagaacaaagatAACACATGTCCATTATTGAGCAAGAGATAACGACATTCAAGTACAAGGCTTGTTATTATTCAAACAAAAACTGTACTGTATTCAAGTATGATGAAGCGAAATAAATTTGATATTTGCTAGATCCAGAATAAACCACCAGTGTAAATAGTTTGTGAGATCGTGCTGATGGATTAGATGGTTCAACATAATGGAAGTCTCTGTTTTGCCCCCTGTTTCACCATCAACTTGAAAATCATTcagtttaacccccccccccccccccccgcggcttcTTTAAAAACCGTGCATGTCACAGTTTCGCTTACATGACATCCAAACAGGCCAAAATCACTTAGTCATAAAAACCATGTTGGCAAGAAAACATAAATAAGCAGAATGCCGCAGGGGCTGGGCTGGGCGCCCATGGTATTCATCCTCATGCACTCGATGATGTTGGCTGGCAACAAAATACCGACTGTGACGGATAGGCAGGGTCAGTCCAAAATCTATGTGGCAGCCCCACTGCAGTGCCAGCCAAACAACATTATTGTTTTTATTTCACTATAACTAACTAGGATGCCACGTCAAGTGGCATGCCAGAAACTCAGAAATTTACCAATATGAATGCCACGACATCCAAAGTCATATCAAACCAATTTTGAGAGTTTGCTGAGTAAAGTGGGTGGTTTTGGAGTTCAAGGTGATATCTGGACTCAGGAGATAGTTGAGGGGTGTACTAGGCACCTGCCAATTGTCATGGTAAAATATGCTAGTTCCTGTTCTTTGCAGAGAAGAGAAGAATGAGTGCCTAGATAGCAACCTTTTATGCACTGAATTCATTATTTTTCCACAGGGCACAAGAATGCAAGTTTTTGCACTAACTGCACAAGAAACTATATGTGCTCTTTTTCAAGAATTTTAACAATGTAGAATGCTTCATTTTTACGACAGGAGCACATGTTCCCAAGCTCAACTTGGAGTTACCGGTGTTAAATGGTTATAATCCATTCAAAATGCATCACATCGTATCAGAATGCATAATCCCAATAAGCTCGCAGCAAATTTCATGTGAGCATCTCAAGTAGACACTTCATCCAAATTTAATTCAAGTGCTGGCCATTGAACAGTCATCACATGCATTGATGCATATTATACAGAATTCAGCCTGATTTATCAAAAAGTACAGGTTTCACCGGATAATCCACCAGcaatcaagaaagcgcagtacaaatgGACCTTACTGGTTACAATTAGCTCTAGTCCTCCCATTTCTCATTACACTTGTTAAAGCATTCTGTATGATGCAATTGAAATTTGGCATGCTTTGATACCCTCTCTCAATCGTttgcccaaaagaaaagaaaagaaaactatctCAATGAACTATCTTCCCTGGAAAACCTAGCAGAAACAATACATCAAAAAAACTGTGTCACAAAACCTCTGAAGATACATACCGCGGCAATTCTACCACTTGCATTTGTAAGTAAAAGTCATGTGCCGCTAGGAGCCTATAATATGTCGCACGCAATGGGGTTTTAGTGGGTAACTAGTTCAACAAATGCGGTGCATCAcaagca is a genomic window containing:
- the LOC123093349 gene encoding ubiquitin-fold modifier-conjugating enzyme 1, whose protein sequence is MEGWDKGTKSVVGEIPLLSTRAGPRDGDAWRQRLKEEYRALIAYTSVNKAKDNDWFRIAAANPEGTRWEGTCWYVHNLRRYEFPLQFDIPVAYPQVAPEIELPTLDGKTHKMYRGGKICLTVHFKPLWAKNCPRFGLAHALCLGLAPWLAAEVPILVDSGMVKHKDDEAAPADAAAASGSAAAS